One region of Catenuloplanes indicus genomic DNA includes:
- a CDS encoding FmdB family zinc ribbon protein, translating into MPTYQYACTECGHQLEAVQSFSDEPLTECPACQGRLRKLFNSVGIVFKGSGFYRTDSRGGSSSTESSKPAETKSESKPAETKSESKPAAAASTSSSTTTSSSTAASGS; encoded by the coding sequence GTGCCCACCTACCAGTACGCCTGCACCGAGTGCGGCCACCAGCTCGAGGCGGTGCAGTCGTTCAGCGACGAGCCGCTGACCGAGTGCCCGGCCTGCCAGGGTCGCCTGCGCAAGCTGTTCAACTCGGTGGGCATCGTGTTCAAGGGCTCCGGGTTCTACCGCACCGACTCGCGCGGCGGCAGCAGCTCGACCGAGTCGAGCAAGCCGGCCGAGACCAAGTCGGAGTCCAAGCCCGCCGAGACGAAGTCGGAGAGCAAGCCCGCCGCGGCCGCCTCCACCAGCTCCTCGACGACCACGTCCAGCAGCACGGCGGCCAGCGGCTCGTAA
- a CDS encoding DUF2231 domain-containing protein: MFETINGMPAHVLLVHAAVVFVPLLALGAIVFAVWPAVRARIDWAVALLAVVAPLSALFSMISGNAFYEMRVADGTPEQFLDQIGEHASYGQRTFFFSLGLGLVTGALLLLRRRAGTPKAVTVGLSVVAVVLAVITGYFVVMTGDTGAAMNWKIS, translated from the coding sequence GTGTTCGAGACCATCAACGGCATGCCCGCGCATGTACTTCTGGTGCATGCGGCGGTCGTCTTCGTGCCCCTGCTCGCACTGGGGGCGATCGTCTTCGCGGTGTGGCCGGCGGTCCGGGCGCGGATCGACTGGGCGGTCGCGCTGCTCGCGGTGGTGGCGCCGCTGTCCGCGCTGTTCTCGATGATCTCCGGCAACGCGTTCTACGAGATGCGGGTGGCGGACGGCACGCCGGAGCAGTTCCTGGACCAGATCGGTGAGCACGCGTCGTACGGTCAGCGGACGTTCTTCTTCTCGCTCGGTCTCGGCCTGGTCACCGGCGCACTGCTGCTACTGCGCCGCCGGGCCGGCACGCCGAAGGCGGTCACCGTCGGGCTGAGCGTGGTCGCGGTGGTGCTCGCGGTGATCACCGGCTACTTCGTGGTGATGACCGGCGACACCGGCGCGGCGATGAACTGGAAGATCTCCTAG
- a CDS encoding 5-formyltetrahydrofolate cyclo-ligase encodes MPDFSDQDEFAAKAGKTALRGRLLAARRALPEESRRAAAGRVRRALGDLIAAERPAVATAYVPVGAEPGGAGLPDVLTRLLHPDGTLLLPVLLPDLDLDWAEYAGPASLTPTARGLREPSGRRRGPAAVADAQLVVVPALAVDRRGVRLGRGGGSYDRALARCGSALVVALLHDGELVGELPAEPHDRRVQGVITPAGGFVRVG; translated from the coding sequence GTGCCGGATTTTTCGGATCAAGACGAGTTCGCGGCGAAGGCCGGAAAGACCGCGCTACGGGGCCGGCTGCTGGCCGCCCGGCGGGCGCTGCCGGAGGAGAGCCGCCGTGCCGCGGCCGGGCGGGTCCGCCGCGCCCTGGGCGACCTGATAGCGGCGGAGCGACCCGCGGTGGCCACCGCATACGTGCCGGTCGGCGCGGAGCCGGGCGGTGCCGGCCTGCCGGACGTGCTCACCCGCCTGCTGCATCCGGACGGGACGCTGCTGCTTCCGGTGCTGCTGCCCGACCTCGACCTGGACTGGGCGGAGTACGCCGGGCCCGCGTCGCTCACCCCGACCGCGCGCGGGCTGCGCGAGCCGTCCGGCCGGCGGCGCGGGCCGGCCGCGGTCGCGGACGCGCAGCTGGTCGTCGTGCCCGCGCTCGCGGTGGACCGGCGTGGCGTGCGCCTCGGCCGGGGCGGCGGGTCCTACGACCGCGCGCTGGCCCGCTGCGGGTCCGCGCTGGTGGTGGCGCTGCTGCACGACGGCGAGCTGGTCGGCGAGCTACCCGCCGAACCGCACGACCGGCGGGTGCAGGGCGTGATCACCCCGGCCGGCGGGTTCGTCCGGGTGGGGTGA
- a CDS encoding GGDEF domain-containing protein has product MTLRGRLTSAFLAVVLGPVLLGAVFVGGAVDALGRDRAHERLDLAAGAVRTEIGALCERLSASADALAVIPDPGQRAGLAELVVSRGLASAVQVVDATGAPRLTTAGLPASPWADCAAPAPSAEPPHAIAARVEIRDAFGLRVAVVYVVQAVDATLVRRLAAATGGGVTLLDDAAGTAPRDGAEPAGPASVRWLTGDGTAVSGDGRYVRRLGPVPGQPLPLSVSVPAPDRRDLFAVLFGIVLLAGALAVLVAAALARSTTRPLAELVRAADRVAGGDLDTRVPVRGHDEVARLGGAFNRMTRETQAYVQALTAGRDQLRRNLRTLGETLSGTHDLDRILRVLLRTAMVATGARAGLVLLHDPETGHLVGRCADGLGDRTPHAEPAALRIAVGRGLLGAVAATAEPRRGRVHPDGGPLCPEEPRCRTYVAVPFCPPHDDAAADSGPAATGVLALYDRLGADDFDDVDLGTLRTFAGQAAVAVENVRVHEEAQRLSLTDPVTGLWNYRYLQESIRREVERASRFGRTLAVLVLDLDHFKAVNDTYGHAVGDAVLVEFARRVRAGLREVDLAFRQGGEEFVVLLPETDSDGAATVAERLGAAVRDSPVPVSGGLRVPVTVSIGIAVYPRHGAVAQRVLDAADEAVYAAKRAGRDTYRVCAPPPAVTVPAVPLLDLDSELDVPLNPVSVAGEADGADDEGAAATSSGVPSGPQTPRQSRGR; this is encoded by the coding sequence GTGACCCTGCGCGGACGGTTGACCTCCGCCTTCCTCGCGGTGGTGCTCGGCCCCGTGCTGCTCGGCGCCGTCTTCGTCGGCGGCGCGGTGGACGCGCTCGGCCGGGACCGGGCGCACGAGCGGCTCGACCTGGCCGCCGGCGCGGTCCGCACCGAGATCGGCGCGCTCTGCGAACGGCTCTCCGCCAGCGCGGACGCGCTCGCCGTGATCCCCGACCCCGGCCAGCGCGCCGGGCTGGCCGAACTCGTCGTGTCCCGCGGCCTGGCCTCCGCGGTGCAGGTGGTGGACGCGACCGGTGCGCCGCGGCTGACCACCGCGGGACTGCCCGCGTCGCCGTGGGCCGACTGCGCCGCGCCGGCTCCGTCCGCCGAACCGCCGCACGCGATCGCCGCCCGGGTGGAGATCCGCGACGCGTTCGGGCTGCGGGTGGCCGTGGTCTACGTGGTGCAGGCGGTGGACGCCACGCTGGTGCGCCGGCTGGCGGCCGCGACCGGCGGCGGCGTCACGCTGCTGGACGACGCCGCGGGCACGGCACCGCGGGACGGCGCGGAACCGGCCGGTCCCGCGTCGGTGCGCTGGCTGACCGGCGACGGGACCGCGGTCTCCGGCGACGGCCGGTACGTGCGCCGCCTCGGCCCGGTCCCCGGCCAGCCGCTGCCGCTGTCCGTCTCGGTGCCCGCCCCGGACCGCCGTGACCTGTTCGCCGTGCTGTTCGGCATCGTGCTGCTGGCCGGTGCGCTCGCGGTGCTGGTCGCGGCCGCGCTGGCCCGGTCCACCACCCGCCCGCTGGCCGAACTGGTCCGGGCCGCGGACCGGGTGGCCGGCGGTGACCTGGACACCCGGGTGCCGGTGCGCGGGCACGACGAGGTGGCCCGGCTCGGCGGCGCGTTCAACCGGATGACCCGGGAGACCCAGGCGTACGTGCAGGCGCTCACCGCCGGCCGCGACCAGCTGCGCCGCAACCTGCGCACACTCGGCGAGACGCTGTCCGGCACGCACGATCTGGACCGGATCCTGCGGGTGCTGCTGCGCACCGCGATGGTCGCCACCGGTGCCCGGGCCGGCCTGGTGCTGCTGCACGATCCGGAGACCGGCCACCTGGTCGGCCGGTGCGCGGACGGGCTGGGCGATCGGACGCCGCACGCGGAACCGGCCGCGCTGCGGATCGCGGTCGGTCGCGGCCTGCTCGGCGCGGTCGCCGCGACCGCGGAGCCGCGCCGCGGGCGGGTGCACCCGGACGGTGGGCCGCTCTGCCCGGAGGAGCCGCGCTGCCGTACGTACGTGGCGGTGCCGTTCTGCCCGCCGCACGACGACGCGGCCGCGGACAGCGGGCCGGCCGCGACCGGCGTGCTGGCGCTCTACGACCGTCTCGGCGCGGACGACTTCGACGATGTCGACCTGGGCACGCTGCGCACGTTCGCCGGGCAGGCCGCGGTCGCGGTGGAGAACGTGCGGGTGCACGAGGAGGCGCAGCGGCTGTCGCTGACCGACCCGGTCACCGGGCTGTGGAACTACCGCTACCTGCAGGAGTCGATCCGGCGTGAGGTGGAGCGGGCCAGCCGGTTCGGGCGCACGCTGGCCGTGCTGGTGCTGGACCTGGACCACTTCAAGGCGGTCAACGACACGTACGGGCACGCGGTCGGCGACGCGGTGCTGGTCGAGTTCGCCCGCCGGGTACGGGCCGGGCTGCGCGAGGTCGACCTGGCGTTCCGGCAGGGCGGCGAGGAGTTCGTGGTACTGCTGCCGGAGACGGACTCCGACGGCGCGGCCACGGTCGCGGAGCGGCTCGGCGCGGCGGTGCGGGACAGCCCGGTGCCGGTCTCCGGCGGGCTGCGGGTGCCGGTCACGGTGTCGATCGGGATCGCGGTGTACCCGCGGCACGGCGCGGTCGCGCAGCGCGTGCTGGACGCGGCGGACGAGGCGGTCTACGCGGCGAAGCGGGCCGGGCGGGACACGTACCGGGTGTGTGCGCCGCCACCGGCGGTCACGGTCCCGGCCGTACCGTTGCTGGATCTGGATTCTGAGCTTGATGTCCCTCTTAATCCCGTTTCGGTGGCGGGTGAGGCCGATGGGGCAGATGATGAGGGGGCAGCCGCGACGTCCTCCGGCGTGCCGTCGGGACCGCAGACGCCGCGGCAGAGCCGTGGCCGATAG
- a CDS encoding UTP--glucose-1-phosphate uridylyltransferase — protein MTTTDTPQATPGRRAVKAVIPAAGLATRFLPATKAVPKELLPVVDRPVLQFIVEEAAAAGITDVLLVTGRGKTSMVDHFDRRPDIEERLRSKGDDKRLGEVRRTSELADIYTVRQGEPLGLGHAVGTAASHVGDEPFAVLLGDEFVEEDKPLLPAMLDLQARTGGIVLAFIEVPDDEVSRYGIASVAPAEGFDDLGDVVRVTGLVEKPAKEESPSNYAVVGRYVLPGKIFDVIKETKPGSGGEIQLTDAMATLLAEGTPVHGIVYRGTRYDTGMPLGYLQTVVQLAAKRDDIGPAFRAWLGDYVGGQPG, from the coding sequence ATGACCACGACAGACACCCCGCAGGCCACTCCCGGCCGCCGAGCCGTCAAGGCGGTCATCCCCGCCGCCGGGCTCGCGACCCGGTTCCTGCCCGCGACCAAGGCCGTACCCAAGGAACTCCTGCCCGTGGTCGACCGGCCGGTGCTGCAGTTCATCGTGGAGGAGGCCGCCGCCGCCGGCATCACCGACGTGCTGCTGGTCACCGGGCGCGGCAAGACCTCGATGGTCGACCACTTCGACCGCCGCCCGGACATCGAGGAGCGGCTGCGCAGCAAGGGCGACGACAAGCGCCTCGGCGAGGTGCGCCGGACCAGCGAGCTGGCGGACATCTACACGGTGCGCCAGGGCGAGCCGCTCGGCCTCGGCCATGCGGTCGGCACCGCCGCCTCGCACGTCGGCGACGAGCCGTTCGCGGTACTGCTCGGCGACGAGTTCGTCGAGGAGGACAAGCCGCTGCTGCCCGCCATGCTCGACCTGCAGGCCCGGACCGGCGGCATCGTGCTCGCGTTCATCGAGGTGCCGGACGACGAGGTCTCCCGGTACGGCATCGCCTCGGTCGCCCCGGCCGAGGGCTTCGACGACCTCGGCGACGTGGTGCGCGTCACCGGCCTGGTGGAGAAGCCGGCCAAGGAGGAGTCGCCGAGCAACTACGCGGTGGTCGGCCGGTACGTGCTGCCCGGGAAGATCTTCGACGTCATCAAGGAGACGAAGCCCGGCAGCGGCGGTGAGATCCAGCTGACCGACGCGATGGCCACGCTGCTCGCCGAGGGCACGCCGGTGCACGGCATCGTCTACCGCGGCACCCGGTACGACACCGGCATGCCGCTCGGTTACCTGCAGACCGTGGTGCAGCTGGCCGCGAAGCGGGACGACATCGGCCCGGCGTTCCGCGCCTGGCTCGGCGACTACGTCGGAGGACAACCCGGATGA
- a CDS encoding translation initiation factor 2, producing MSTPDEHSPWRDVSGSPPSAAETGYTGPPPQAYPAPDWRPPTVRPSPPPRRLPAQDAQAIDAAESRARGLSYGVGIGALVVMVIALCAVCGRVLF from the coding sequence GTGAGCACTCCCGACGAGCACAGCCCCTGGCGGGACGTCTCCGGCTCCCCACCGTCCGCCGCGGAGACCGGCTACACCGGGCCGCCGCCACAGGCGTACCCGGCGCCGGACTGGCGGCCGCCGACCGTGCGGCCGTCCCCGCCACCGCGCCGGCTGCCGGCGCAGGACGCGCAGGCGATCGACGCGGCCGAGTCCCGCGCACGCGGCCTGAGCTACGGCGTCGGGATCGGCGCGCTCGTCGTCATGGTGATCGCGCTCTGCGCCGTCTGCGGACGCGTCCTCTTCTAG